A segment of the Corylus avellana chromosome ca2, CavTom2PMs-1.0 genome:
gatcgatcgcatcaggcatgcgatcgatcgcagggtacTCTGTTTCTCAGTTTCAGCTtctgatcctgcgatcgatcctgcgatcgatcgcagcatcagtaggttccTCACATTGGGTGtccgatcctgcgatcgatcctgcgatcgatcctgcgatcgatcgcagcatcagtaggttccTCACATTGGGtgtctggtactgcgatcgatcctgcgatcgatcgcagcatcagtaggttccTCACATTGGGtgtctggtactgcgatcgatcgcagtttgctcTGATTCCGATTAGTTAAGTTTAATGGATTAAAGTAAAGTTTAATGGATTAATGGATTAAAGTAAAGTAAAGTTTATTGGAACTTTGCTCATGTAATTGCTAATATTAGGctttaaaattagggttaaatacgaAAGTGGCCCatgtgtttttgagtttttaaaaatggtaaaattacGTTGTGTTATGTGTACTATCTCCGCATAATCATTTCCCGACAATAATCAAATACTTCCAAATCAATTTTTCATCTTGTCCCTAGCTCCCCATGGATGGGTTTCTTTCACACCTAACCCATCCTCGTTGCCCTAGCATTGCCATTCTTCCCatatttagtcaatttaatcttacaaatcaaatattatatttgtggacttatgttgACTCCACATAAATCAATGGTGGACTACATAAGTCTAATAGTTGATCTCTTGAGTGTGTAAGAGAATATAAGCCAAATATCAAAAACTTATTGACcgctaacatttctctaaaaaatgtaaaactgtcatttagctaaactagtaaataaattacaaatagaaatttgttctaaactagtaacccacttctagaatattttgttaggtaacatcgcattgagctagcatcatttcgtatatatttgttctaaactagtaacccacttctagaattctctcattactcatgctccttttaaactttccctctcttaatatttgagaacagacctcccatttaattctattaattcaattcttaagaatctgatcttctaattcccttgtgtgcgtacatgtacgtaacgaataacctttaatagggacatcaatatggataggagttggatgcgggaaagtactcgatgttcagagcgatttcaaaaaggtgtggaagaattcatgggaatggcagttaaatcagttgattcacgtgatatgacaaagtgtccatgccgtgattgtgcaaatcgatattattctcatattagcgaggtgaagggtcacttgtatatgaatggatttactccgacatacactagatggatatttcacggggaagaagatcattttagggaaaacacttctacaaacatgcacacacatacaagtgaaatgatggaggaggttgatgcagttgaagaattgttagacgatgtatgtatggggacatttgttgatgctaacatcggagaatcctctacttcccagggccccacaactgataatcacgaacaaacaagctccttctaccaattttgggaagatggtttacgagaactttatccaggctgcaagaaatttacacgaattgcttttatactgaagatgcttcatataaaggcgttctgcaacatgagtaacaaggcgtttgatatgatgattgacttgataaagacggccctcacagatggagagacattgccacgctcgtatagagaagcaatacagtttaggcgacacttgggattcggttacgataagatacacgcatgcaagaatggttgtgtgcttttttggaaagaacatgcagacaaagtggtatgcccaaagtgcaacaattcaagatggattgatggcaaaggcagaaaaagtaatattcctcaaaaggtcttacggtatttcccaataaaatcgaggttacaacggttgtttatgacaaaagaaatggccaaggaaatgcggtggcacaaagaaggtcgagaagatgatggcaatactctcagacaccccgccgattctattgtatggaaagagtttgataaaagacatgagtggtttgcaagtgattcccgcaatGTGTGGCTtggtttagcaagtgatggtttcaacccatatggtaatatgagtacaacatatagcatatgggcagtaatgttaacggtgtacaatctccctccgtggatgtgtatgaagagtccaaatttgatgttgccccttattatcccagggccttcagatcctggaaagaatattgatgtatatttgcggccattggttgatgacttgaaagatttatggaatgaaggcatacgcgtgtacgatgcatcaaagaaagagacatttcaattgcatgcgacattactatggactataaatgattttcctgcatatggaaaattatctgggtggtctacaattggaaagcttgcatgtccagtatgtaataaggatacatcgttcaggtatttgaagtatgggcataaggtgtgcttcatgtgtcatcgtcggtggcttcctcaagagcatccatggcgcaaaagaggagatttgttcgatggtacagaggagcatagattgcaacctgaagaattgtctggaagtcaattgttgaaacagctaagagatgctgagggtttgcaatttggaaaaacaagcgggagaaagagaaagaacacagatgttgtgttgaattggaagaagagaagtattttctttgagttgccttactggtcaagcttgaaactacgtcataatttagatgtaatgcatattgagaagaacatatgtgaaagtatcttaggtacgttgatgaatatcgatgggaagaccaaggacacagtcaaggcacgaagagatttacagttgatgggtatacgtaaagaattgcatgtgcagccaaatggtgaaacttataggatgccacttgcgaagtacaccttgacaagagatgagaagaagagtttatgtgagtggttgaaaggtgttaaatttcctgacgggtatgcatctaacattggtcgatgtgtgaacaagcttcctggtaaaatttcgggtatgaaatgccacgattgtcatgtcttcttacagcgcttgcttcctgttgcaattcgaaatttctctacgtcggaaatacgaacaacattgaccgagttcagtacattttttacgcagttatgtgcacggacgttgaaagttgatatcctaaaacaaatgaaagtcgacattgtaacaattttatgcaaaatggaaaaaatatttccgccagctttttttgatgttatgatccatctagcacttcatttacctcgggaggccgagcttgctggtcccgtacaaaaccgttggatgtatccgttcgaaagagaacttggaagatataagaagtggacgcgtaacaaagcgcgtccagaggggtctattgccgagtgttacctagctgaggagagcttgaccttctgttccaggtatcttcgggggattgagacaagatggaaccatgaacggagaaatgttgacgttgatattgtagaaatgagccagcgcttggatgtgttctcccaacgagttcggccgttaggagcagctaaattagtaacactggatgctaatgattttgctagggcacgatggtatgtgcttaccaacttgtaacgaaacggcctcatatttggagtaagtttagtaatggcctttgtgttttacttgttacgacatgttataattgtagggttgatgatcatttaccaatacgtttatttttcatgcagtgaacattataatatgatcaaaagagaaggcggccgtgacattgataaaaagcatgaagctaactttgaacgttggtttcataaacgtttatacaatagtgggcgtactgcagccaatgactcaaaacacttatatgatcttgcatgtgggcctgatcgtcatgttcattcgtatagaggttgcatcgtgaatggggttaggtatcacacaaaagaatgtgcagaaactcgtactactcagaacagtggtgtttctgtttcaggtgaggacgaaacctcaataacggagtattatggtgagttaaaaaatattctagagttacgttaccctggccaaaatctcgtgtacttgtttgagtgcgattggtgggacactgggagtgcaacaggagtacgaatggaccaaggcttcacgattgtgaatacttctcgtaaatggtgtgaatccgacccgttcatcttagcatgtcaagcttcgcaagtgttttacttggatgatcccaaattaggtggtaattggaaagtggtgcagaagtggatcaatagagacatctatgatattccaacagtacaaaagggagataatacagaagatgaccaaagactcagtgatgacgtataccaggaaggtgaatgtgttgggggtaatatggtctttgttgatgaagcgaatgttgaagcctccactcaattacgtagagatgatgcgacaatagcaattgacgaattatatattcaacttgatgcaagcatgtttgccaacgataacttgccaGGCGAGGACCattatacaaactttgatgaggaagaggagttatgtagcgataacgatatagactctgaacacgaagaggactctgaacacgaacaatcatcttcaagtaacagtgctacagattctgaatatgaatctgatgatgaaatgtgttgaacacataagctcaaatttggtgtaagtacaaagtgtattagcatatttaatgaaattgatgctctctctctctctctctctctatatatatatatatatatatatattgtggtgtttttatttttattttttactagcatgattattgtatgtttgtcaaaaatattgaacatgctatatggttataaattgactaatataattttgtggtttttgacttgttagcagattgatcataacaatgacaacaacaggacgcaaacgtgttccagcagcacgaggccgaggccgaggccaaggtcaaggccggggccttattgacgagcatgagagtccgactctcaattctgggtttggtgatacagatatgcaagtgtcgccctcgccccccctcctcctcgagtcagtggatgggcatccttcgcatgagtctaataatcctattcactcagtggcaggattggattcacagggagccgcccctactgcatcttgtaagttcatgaattttatatttatgaactgttatttttgtattattttggtttgttatagacatttgacaatatacttttccaaatataacttactacgttaccatgttttgcataacagctaccacgtctgtcagaagtgtaaggggtaaggccaagtgtaagaagttgagtgaccatGTACTTAAGCATGGTCCCgtagtgctaaacatcccaaatagacaccgggcacctgtaggcgagaatgcatcatggtttgcaagcaagattggggagattattcgtaacatgtgcgaactccatcacggtgaatggaaaaaggtcccagctgaagaaaagagcaagttgttgtttcatgttcaggtatgaatatcaatgtaatgtttaataatatgtttcgtatggaaaattaatgtgacacattttttaccattgttttcttatctattatgtatcagtcaaacttcgcactgaatatggaacgatacgagcacatcaaagctgttgaacataaattgggtcgtgcatatgctaggcttcgttcgaacttgtatagggatcattacaagaaatattttgacggcattgataaagacgatgatgaggggattgccaaggctaaggctattgggaggaaaaacgtgccagcagggtatggtcctcaacagtggaacctaatatgtgactcatttgatgacggtaaatggaaggtaaatatatattattatactgattagaatattcaaattgatataatttgcatgcacttgaagacattttatgaataattgtgttttttttttctttccaaatttcatagaaaaagtctgaacgaaataccctaaacagaagcaaattggaaacaaatcacacagctgggacttgttcatttgtcaatgtcatttacaaaaaggtaagtatctcgtaccataatttaatgaaagtaacgttatttagtgtaaactttgattatatgtattatgtgtaggaacaagaaacaaaagtgaagcctaatcctgttgaactatatgaggttacccatacaagaaaaaaggataaacagtttgtgaacgacaaatgcaaaagtctatatgtaagtaattgtttacgctccgatcattaagttgattagtgaagaacatgaatagtaaacttgcatgaagtatatgttaaactaaggccaactatgacttgtgcagcttcaaatgcaagaattaacaaccagtgaggccttagaggaaggcaatgtggagggaacaagtgtggatgaccgaatgcaagaaatagtcacacaagtactagggggccgacgaactgggcacgttagaggaatgggatgcggtcttattcctacccctttaagaacttcatctcaagcgttcacccagttcgacaaccacgatgagtgtaggaaaagacaagaagatactcaaagcgagcttcaacagactagaattgaacttcatcagtacagagagaatttgcaagccaacgttgaggaaacgaacaaattaaaagccactgttgagttcttaatgtcacgtattggagggttagtgaaactttacctatgcattaattttacaaaaacacacatactaagtaatcgttaaaaagcttattgatcattatatgaaattttattctattaggtctggagggagcttgcttggaggtgcatcaagtgaagccaacaattgagggagctttggaataactttatttaggatgtactctttgatagcatgtatttgtgatatattttttgatactatgtatttggatagttgttggtactttctatttgctaatgtgtatttgactatttgttgatcgtgatctgtttggtaatgtatatctgttggtactttttatttggtttatattatattaagatattcgcaaa
Coding sequences within it:
- the LOC132168711 gene encoding uncharacterized protein LOC132168711, translating into MQELTTSEALEEGNVEGTSVDDRMQEIVTQVLGGRRTGHVRGMGCGLIPTPLRTSSQAFTQFDNHDECRKRQEDTQSELQQTRIELHQYRENLQANVEETNKLKATVEFLMSRIGGSGGSLLGGASSEANN